The window atattataataacatgATTAAGATCAATGTTTTCCTTTCTAGATACATTGAAGGGAGGATTAGCTCTTGACTAGGGTCTTGGTGTTAGTTCCTCTAATTAGTAATTAAACTCTAATCCTCGTAGGCAACTGTTTAAAGAAAACACTAATCACTTTGGTATTTGTGCGTGTGTGCTTGAACCTGCAGCCCTCTTGGTCTCTGGCTCGTTTTCACTTGGAAATTAAGTTTCTCTTCCTTTcataattcatattattttaacttgtataaaattaaaatttaaaatgtaattaaccTGGTACAAGAAACAGAAACTATAtagcttaaaagaaaaaaatctcattctagttgaataaaaacaaaaattagaaacgGTTTCTTAGTCATGGTCGTGAGTAGATTAGGAATGAACATTTGGTAGGACCTACTACTTAgcactataattattattatttaaagggTGTGATTTCCACTCTTAGTCTTAAAATACTGTACTGTAAACCTCACCTTTTTCGACAACTTTGATCGGAGTTTTCCTTTCCAAACAGCTCAAGAACAACCACCCCTTCCTTTCCAAATCCTTTACAATATCCAGAAAGCTCTCTTTGGAGTCTATATTCCCTCTCCCACTAGCTAGATGGTCATTTGACATTCCAGGCTTGATATCAAAGGAGAATCTTGTtgttttattcttattcttgaTTGAGGTGTCCATTTTATCAGATTAATAAGCTTTTTTAAGGCTCGATTTCCTGTACAAAATTACTTGGTTAGTGGTGCTGGCGAACCTGGTCAACTTCTGCTGCAAAACCCTAGAGAGAAACTTCAGATTTAATTAAGCCATTATTAATGTCAGTAAATGGAAGTCGTCACTGATCAGAGAGGAGGAAACTTGGATTGACTATTGTGAAGGGGCCAAGGTGGAGATAACATTTGACAGGTAGaagataatattgttttggaaTACTGATATGGATACAAAAATTCGTCGTGTCTGGGATTGATGTTTAAagggggtttttttttaaaaaaaataatgtattaaaataatattttttaaaaaattatttttaaaataacatgttaaaatatctaaaaatactattaaaaaaaataaatttgaagaaaataaaattttttttaaaaaaaacacgattCGACCGTAAAAATAATACATTGAGAAGGTATTTGAAATAGTGATAATCTAGTacgattgtttttaaaatatttttttattttgaaatatatcaaaataatttttttaaaataaatttatttttcatataaatacaacaaaacaattcaaaaataaaaaaaaataatttaaaataatatctttttatctttaataaagataatcaaaattcatataaaaatatattaattaatatatttttaaactaaaaatattttttaaaaaaacaaatacatctTATCATTGAGAGAATCTTAATCCACGAGAAATTCGTACATTTCATGTTAAGCTCAGTCAATCAAACATGAAATCTGCATATTCCTGTCGTCATTCACTGGGCATTTTCCATTTTATCAGGAACCTGATTCCTTCATCCATCTTCATGTCCAAGCCTTTGCAGCTCCTGTAGTTTTACAACTTACACAAGGCCAACAGATTTCATCTCAACCCTTGTTGGGAAAGCcacctgattatattttactcaATCGGAGCTTCTGGCCCGCCAGAGTATCAATTCAGGATTTCACCGGTTCAACTAGCCGTTCGCTAGTTCAACTAGGTTCGGTTTAATACCTAGAtagagttttcttttttgttttcttttccagaTTCTTTATCTAGTAACATGCGGCATGATGGCATTGAACCAGTTCGATCTAATTCTTGGTTGGTtcaagttggttttttttttggttaattgtgGGTGTGTGGGCTAACTTACgtatatctcgattaattttttaaaattcttaaattaacgatcatataaaacTTCAATAatcctaaaatttataacactCAAATTAATAACCTCCAtgcagtgaaaataaaaaaaatgcaaaatatacGTACGAAGAAGATGAACCTCccactttattaaaaaaaattcaaatcttaaaGATGTAGTTCAATTGGTCAGGTGTTAGATTGTTTCCTAGAAGTCATCAGTTCAAGTTCCACAAATCTCATGGCCACTATcaacttatatggtcgttaactttaaggACCGTGAGATTAATTGAGGTGCGCACAAACTGATCTGGATactcacattaataataataaaaaaatttccttaATATCCACGGTAACAACTCCAAActtatgaaaaatgaatttttcatcATGAATCAATCTCAAGGCATTTATGAAGTTTGAATTGGAGATGATCTTTCTGTAGCCCTGGTTCCAAGCTAGAACTAGCCCCTGTTTAGTAGCCAGAAACTTTGGAAGCACACAGCGTCAATTCCTTGAAAGCCagatctaaaataaaagaatattttcaaattaatttgtatattaatttaatttaagatttatcTTTAAACGATTTTAAAGATATTCTATACAGACATtatacatttaataaaataattcctCGTACTTAACAAATCTCTTGAACATATTCTTATTCCTTAGGATTGcaaacattaaaatcaaatcaaacctcACATTTCTTTTTACAAAATTCTTACGtgcttaaataaaataaataaatattgaacgAGAATCACAAATTGGCAATGATTATGGATGGTGATGGCATGATTAAGATTgtgtttgttaaataaaaaatattttaaaaataattatcatcgtaaaaccaaaaaaaataaactctaatcACGATGTCTGGAAATGCTGCATAGACCAGAGGTTAGGCAGTAAGAACAGAACTAGGTGTCCCATTAGCAGGGGAGTAGGCCCCCTTGAAATTTGcaaacaaaattgttttgagCCAcataaccaattaaaaaattgcTGGTGGTTAATATTTGCCCTAATTACCTTCCACAAAGCTGGGCATGCTGCTAAACAcccaccttaattttttttcttaatttaccaATTTCTATCATTTACCGGAAGCATCATCAAGCCCGTTGCACTTGTTCCTGTTACCAAAATCAGTCCTTTGcagtattataaaaataattttatattatttttataataaatttcttcaaataaaagctatttaaatttaaaatttatacatgATTATAATTATCCTAtgcttaattttctttaaacttgaaaattatacaaattttagtatattatatttaattttattaatttaattaaataaaataaaaataataaaattcaaaattttaattatttaacctcaggatttaaacttgaaatatgTATGAATTTACAACCATCTTATACTTGATTTTCTTTGAACTTTAAACTCTCGCAAgtttcatcaatattttatgtttctttttattaatttaattatatagaaagAACTTTGTAGAATTCAAACTACTAACTACTCAcacttgataataaaaaaaaattataatattatttcaaaaaattattttttatcaaaaacttaaaatattaaataaaactcttaaaaatagttttatatcaTTCTACGTTAACTTAACCAAATCTTATTGGTCTTGCTCTTTTATGTGTTTTGTATTATAgtgtaaaatgatttttaaaagtgttttttcttgaaaataaattaaaataattttttaaaaattttaatattaatatattaaaatcattaaaaaatcaattttataaatctttttttaataaaatacaccTAAAAACAGAATTTACAACATTCTAAACACTCAAAAAGTTTGAAACTTGTTAGCAGAGCAGTAATAACTTCTTTGCCCCTTACATTTACAAGAGGGCAGAACCTAACTCGAGGAAGAAAAGTGTGTCTAAAGCGGGAAAAATGAGATGGTAGCAGATGAAAAAGGTCCATAAAACTGAGAGCAGAGGATGATTGGGGAACGGATCAGTCAAGCCAAGACTGCAGCCAGCCCCACCAGTAGAGTAATTGTGGCTTTTCTGGGAACAACCAGTCAATCAATGCAGCGAAATTATGCATCTACAAGAACTTGAcaagaaaacacaaacaaaagagACATGACAATGCACTAGTGATCAAAACGCAGCTATTAATTGcttctttttacattttaaaaatgttcttacataatatatatttttttaaaaaaataatttttttgtgtttttttagcatgttgaaatcaaaaattatttttaaaaaaattaaaaaagtattatttagatatattttcaagcggaaagtactttgaaaaacaaccgttaccatatttttaaataccctTACCACATTCTTAAATACCCCTAAGAGTCCcttttgattttaaagaaataataattattttttaaagtattttaaaaaataaaaaacatgttattttaatttatttttaaataaaaaatattttaaaaaataactgttattatattttcaaatacacCTCATGTAGGTTATATTAATCTGTTTAATtgtaatgatattattttatttaaaaaaataaaataatattatttaaaaaaatccaatttaattaaaatctaatgaatcaaattatttaaaaacttttttaaaaaaaacccggCCAGAGAGATCATGATCTGACCTTGAAACGTCTCTCCTGATTCTTACTCCGCTTctacttggcaattcacatttCTTCTATGGTTTATGGGCCCATAATTCCAAGTTCTCGAAAATCCATGATAAATTCTAATTCAtcaatatcatattatttaatgaCATGCTTTATggttaaattatttcaattatggTAAAATAAAGTTCCaactattaatttattaagatttaacataaaagaaaatcattagGACCGATTGTCAAACTTCAATCATTAGCCCAAACTTtataaacatcttttttaaaaaaattgactttttcataattaaaaatagaaaaaacaaaaaccgaaCAGCCATGATTAAAAAGGAGAATTGTTCAGCGACATTCAGAGCTCGCTTTTTCTacatttctaattatttttatttgcaaaaaaaaatcaagtttctttatttttaattgtttttatttgtaaaaaacttaaaataacagCATTTGATAAAATGTtacaaatcaaattattttaacactaCCTCGagaattcaagaataaaatctaaCATTGAACCTAAATAATTTGACCTCCATTTGTAAATAAAAGGTATGTCTAAATTAAAGGCAGTAGCAAACAAGGCCTTAGTTGCGACAGAGATAACCCCACCTCACTTGTGGAGTTCAAGACGTTCAAACTTGCAAAAAACTTGATggcaaccaaaaattaaaatcttggaTCTAGGATGAGTTCAAAATATACTCAAGCTAAAAGATAAACTTGTTCAGGCAGAGAACTAAATTAAACATGGTTTCACGAAAATGAGAGCAGTTGTCACTGCTATCACACCACTCTTCTTGCACTAACAAtgtttaagacaaaaaaaagtatTCTCTAACGCAGTTACTGCTGGCGGAGTTCAGTCTTCTTCTTCTGCCAAAGCCTGTCCACGGCACTGTCGGCATCACCCTGGAAATATGTATAAAATCACATGTGAGATGGGCATGGAGGCAGTGAAATATCTTAAACGCGTAGAAAGAGCTAAGGAACACAGCAGTATATCAACAAGTGAGGGCCTGATCAAGGAACCTCATACGTTTTATGTTAATGAAGTCTAGGGAAACCCTAACGTGGTTACTCAAAAAGGAACCAAGTAGTGAATGAATGAAATGCATCCAAAAGGGTAACACATTCACCAAGAACCAAGCCAAAACAGGCCTTTCTATCCAACATAGATCTCTATCATTCTAATGTGAAAAGAAGCTGATTATACCAATTCctatttgaaagatgaaaaatctAGCCATCTGATTCGGACGGTGTAACACAAATGCATGCATATCAAGTTTTTCCAGCATAACTCAGTATCCTAAATATAGttcattatatataataaatgtttaaaagccCTCGGATCTCATAGCTTGTGAAAATCATTCACAATTTATTACCAAAGGCACTCATCAAAAGCCTTCACACTGCCAAAACATATCAATCTGTGTGGAAGGGAGGAGGTGGTGGATGCAGCAGTGAAAGTGGTAGTGAGTGAATGCTAGCAATGAACAGCCATGGTTTATGTTGTGCATCCTTGGGCTAACCAAAGAATAATAAAACAGGATCCCagccaaaaaaacataaaatcgaATTTTGTTTACTAGAATATACTACAACACTAAAACCATTTTCAAAATAGATAGATAAATATTATCgcatacataaaaataatgtagCAACAATGAACAAATTATACTGTTCAAAAGTGAGAACAGTAAGAGAATGACAAAGTGTGAAATGTTAAGCTATTAGAGAAAAAGTGAAGGAAACAGCATGTGAGACACAACCAAAAAGGATTCAGCATTTTATAATATACAGCAAAAAGTCTTCCTAAACAGAGCCTCTAACAGGGATCATTAACCCTTCCCTAAACTAGATTTTAAGCCAAAAAATCCATGACAGTAATATGAATCCTAAATTCTGCATAGGTATAAAAGGTTTCACAATCCAATAGCACCGAGGATGATTGAGAAAAAAGATTAGCTGCAATAACACTTCCATATAATATacatagtttatttttaaaaaatgaaagaagtgTTAGAATGCCCTCAGATCTCATAGCTTCTGAAAATCATACACGATTTATCGCAAACAGGATTCATCAAAGGCCTTCACACATCACCACAATGTGTGAATGTGTGGTGGAGTAGATGAATagtggaggtggaggaggaggtggtggtgagtGAAGGCCAGCAATGAATAGTCCATTTGCAACCGTTCAACACAGTTTGTATTGTGCATCATTGGGCAAAGCATAGGAAACAAAAAATTCCCGCTcaacaaaagtaaaataaaaaaaatatttaacaaaccAAAAAACCCTGAAATACATCAAGATAGATAAATATAATTGGAAAGATAAATATAATTGGAAAGATAAATCTAGTAACAGCTTGGACAAAAACATTTGGAGAGAAATTAATAAACCAAACATGAGACAATCCAGCAAACTTGTAAGCTATTACATCATAAAGGCATCAGACTATCAGTGACCAATGAATTCCATGACAAGAATACATGTCCTAACAGACAAGGACCCCATCTACATAGGTCAAAACGAAACCACTCTCCATCAATTGGAACCCTTGTCGACAAATACTAAACCAAAACTACACAACCACACTTACTAGCAGCTATTAACTTGAAACCATGCTATCAACAACAACGATAGCAGATAATAAATAACCTACATTTTATCACagaacacataaaaaatcacaagaCAAAACAACTGAGTTCTAATTCTGAGAGCAAGTAAGACAGAAATACCTGGGCACGAACGAAACCACAGAGAGCAAAAGTGGTGAACTGGCCAATGTAATGACCACTAGCATCCAAGTGACCAATGTTAATCTGAACAGACGCATGGTCCTTAGAGGTAATAAGCCTGTTGGTGGCAGAGCTGCAAGAACAACACAAGTACACAACAAAACCTTAACTGGGATTCTTAATCTGAACAAAACTAACCCAAGAAGAGAAATTAAAGGAAGGTAACATACCATTTCCTGGGGATGTAAAGATCCATGTTCTGTCCCTCCTCGTTCTGCATCTTGACTTTCTTGTTTTGCTACCCAAAAATACAGTTAAAGCTCTTAATCACCTGATTTCACAAATAACCCTTGTTAAGAAAACTTGTGCGCTTCGCAGTTATTGAAAGAGAAtagggagagagagagtacaGGAAGAGGAGAGGCTGCAACTGCTACGGTAAGCTGAGGAGGAGATGATGGCTTGCTTTGCGGTTTTTATATATGCCTGAAAAACCCTAGTATATTGGTGTGAGGATATATGGACGGAAATACCCCTCTAGAGTCTTGACTTAAGACGCTGCCGTTTCTCATGGCCTTTTGTTTGCATAAGTTATCTCTCAACCCGGAGCCTGCTCAGACCGGGATTGTTTTTCAACCAGGTAAGGAATTAACTGGACAAATTTGAATGGATTTGATTGATGTTGAATCAACttcaatgatttttaaaattttttatctaaatgatgaattttatttaaaagaaaaatgggagATTAATTCATGATTCAGTCTTATATAGTCTTATATGAAGTTAAATTTCCATTATATTTGATAACTATATTCATCTATGTAATATTTACGACCTTCTCacttctatatatttattttagatattttttaagatatgctttttttttttttttgagaaaacgataattagatttttcataCAATATCGATAcactccttaattttttttatttttttttatttggaaataggAAGCTAATAGAAAGTGTACGGTAATTTTCCCTTTATGTATGATTGAGAATATAAGTTAATGCTAATTTTACGATAATTTTGCCCATGGATTTGAGTAAACTAGCATTATTCTTTGAGAATTTTCCTCACGAACGAAGAAAAATCGAGGGAAATTGAAGCTTTGAATTATAAATAACCATGCATTGGTGCTTCAAGCCACACTACCTCCTCGAGCTTTAGGACAAGCTGAAAAAAAGATGCAAGTGAATCTCTGTTACACCACCACACAGTTTGCAACCTGGATTGAAGTCTACAATCTGAACCAGTGGCTAAACCTTCTGTCAACACCCTCCATAAGAAGGTTTTTAGTGTCCAATATTAAGGACTTGATGAGTTGATTCCAAGTGAAGGTTATAGTTAGTTGGTGGGATGACTCGATGTCTAGTCATGATGTGAATTCTGAAAGGAATGAAGGTAATGTAGCGATGATGGAACAATGTATATACTATATGTTCATTGAATTGTGTTAGGTGCCTCGGAGATTTTCAGAGATAGGAGTAAGAGATATGATTGCTACATGTTACTGGCAATGTTGAGCCCGACGCCCAGCTTCTATCTCTTGACAGGAAGAGACATCCATGCAGCTTAGCTGTGAGACCCCGTGATTTTAACAGGCTGCTAGCTAATTTTCAGCCATGGCTACATGTGATCACTGTCATTGCAACAGAACCTACTTCCATGGCTTCTGATACTGAGAGTGAAACAGGAGGAAAAACAGTTGACTTGAGAAGTTATATAGACCAATGAGGGTGAGTACtcgtgatttttttcatttttttatttttgatcctTGACCTATTTCAAACAGGACATTCATGCTTCAAATTTCAACTGCAGACAATATTCTTCAATGCACACTCGGCTGTGGATAGAACCAGCTGAAGAATTTGCCCACTATACTCACAATGGAGACTCTGTGGATGTGACATTTGGTGTGTAGGAACTGAAGGTGTAGAGGTCCTGGTTCGAGTTTTCATAACATTTGTGTCATATGCTCAAGTTGACGAATGCTTGTTCCTGGTCCTGTTTACTGAAGGTACAGTCTTCCTTGttctttgattcttattctccTTAGCTTCAGCTGCGTCAAATTTGGACTCGTACATCTTTAATGCACATTGCATCAGCaatacttgtttttttgttcatacCATTAGGGATTCAGTATTACGTACGATCATCTAAAATGGGATGCAGTTCATGGAAAAACCGTGTGTTGGTAAACAGGCTCGTATCACAGCTCCGTGAAGGAAATCCATCAGAAGCTCCGCATCTGGCTACCACGACGCATGGTAAGGCTAGAGATGGGACAGGGTCTCGAGGACAACAATGTAGAGTGAATTAATGTTTTTGAACAACCATCTGATCACACCAGAATTTGGTCTAAACTTTCGGGTAATTGTTCAAAGTTTAATTGCAACCTTATATATGCGCCTGAAAATCTTACATCGTTTGACTTCACACAGGAAATGCAGCAAGAAGTGGTAGTGGAGCTGAAGCAAGACAAGCAGAAAGAGATTTCAATGCTAATGAACAGAGGGGAATCCAAAGGATCGGCACAATGCGAATATCGAAAGACACCTCTGCTGGAGAAATGTTGCTGTGGATCCTAGTCTGTATgctaactgttactgtttgtttCAGTATGTTACCTTTTCTGGTCTGGTGATTCTTAGAGTTCTCGTTGCTTGAATTGCTAGCGATGGGACCTTACATCTTTCTCTTGCGTATGTTTAGTGAGGAAATGTCCCGATTCTTACAGGCCACTGGCTACATTGAGAGCTGGATAGAGTGCAGATGCAGGGTTCAGGCTCTAACATACTCACTTAAATGCTACAAAGTTACTGCTGTAATGTCTGTAAAAGGTCTTTTGCGTTAATTCTGCTATCTAATTGATGATTTGAACTGCAATTCCTTGACTCGATACTTCAGATGCCATCCTATGGAAAAAGATCCAGAAGAAGCCCAAGGGTGGTAGTAGTCTTCTGTCGGGCTAATCTTATGAAGATATCCCTCTgctattaacttaaaaattttcaatcttcTGCTCTTAGAGAGGTCAGAAACTAATGGCCATGTCTTTTCATAATGCCATCCTAGTGACTAGATGGAAGAAggtgaggatgatgatgatggaaaCGAAATGTGTATTCGGTCAACACCACCATACTGTGAAGAACAATAGCAACTAAGGATTTCCTCGTCCCAATACTTTCCTTCTGTTGTAAGTGTCCATAAGTTCTATAAATTTGCCTATCTTCATATTATTACTAAATGTCAGTTTCTTTACTTTGAATTGACATTTGATGACCTGCCGACTCGAGGCTTGGTACAGGCCAGATCGCTGGAAATAaccgatctttttttttaatcaaaacaatatcgtATCAGTGGTTTGTGTTTTAAATCGAAGCTTGGATTGACTCAGGTCTAACTATGCATAAAACCACCATATTCATTGAAAAGCTTGACATGTTCATGCTAGTTTTGTGCTGTGCTGATGTTGCTCCTCCGTATTATTCTTTGGACACCGACTTTCTAACTGCACAGTTATTGGATCGATCCAACCTTGAAAGTATATGTTGGCTTCCATTAATGTCCTCTTAGCCATACAACCTCTAGTTTACATGATATTTCTGGGACACGATGTCTGAAAGGACATTTGGATTGGAGTGCCAACCTCCAAAGGTACTACTCTAGCATATGGGATAGGTGGATGGTTCAAGAGCTCACAGGGCTCATCATCCATCACAGTGCATTAATTAGATGGCCCCTCTGTTTATCATGTTCATGAAGCAAATCTGAGCATTCATTTTAAATGGAGTTATCTTGCAGCGATTAATATTGCCCTTGGTTTGATCTTTTGAGCTTAGAACAGGAGAAGATTTGCTCACTATGTTAACTATTTTTAACTTTCATTTCTTGGGGTAGATTGACAACAATTAGAGTGCATTTGAGCTTGGATTGACATGATTTGACAGTGCCATTGGTAATGTGATATCAAGCTTGTGCTATAAGAGGATTATGATATAAATGACTTGGGCATGAGTCGTGCATAAAATCTGAGCACAAGTGATTGAAAGGAGTGTCTCCCCTGAGACATTCCTTTCTTTTGATAGACAGAAGAAGATTCTCAGGGAGGGGGGCACAGTTATTGCTGTATTAGACTGCTTGTTCATGTTCTTTGCAACGTAGCTTTTCTGGACTCTCCATAATAATATACACGCACTTGTGAGTTTTGGAAACAGATCTTGAGGTGTTGCAACTGTGATGTGAAGCTTCAATTCAAGAACCTTACAACCtggttttttaatctttcacaGATCCAGAGAAGTTACATAGTTTTCATTTCTATGCAATGCATCAAGTTCTCAATCACTGCAACTTGGAACCTAACACAAGATGAGTTCTTCATGAATATCTTCGGCACTTCTCCACTGTTCATATGCACAGTAAAAACATAGCCGTCACACTCAATCCAAAGTCTAACTCGATGAAATACCCAGATCACTAGGCTATTGTGTCAACTCGTG is drawn from Populus nigra chromosome 5, ddPopNigr1.1, whole genome shotgun sequence and contains these coding sequences:
- the LOC133693291 gene encoding small ribosomal subunit protein eS21y-like, translating into MQNEEGQNMDLYIPRKCSATNRLITSKDHASVQINIGHLDASGHYIGQFTTFALCGFVRAQGDADSAVDRLWQKKKTELRQQ